One Deinococcus grandis DNA window includes the following coding sequences:
- a CDS encoding OsmC family protein yields the protein MKKTLNVTWLGEQRYLGVSESGHQLLIDNSPTKIGVSPMEALLGALATCTAYDVVEIMKKRRTPLSSYRIEVEGERADTDPKRYTTITVRHIASGEGVTEEALSKAAHLSHEKYCSVAASLNSDITVETRVE from the coding sequence ATGAAGAAGACCCTGAACGTCACCTGGCTCGGCGAGCAACGTTACCTGGGCGTCAGCGAGAGCGGCCACCAGCTGCTGATCGACAACAGCCCCACCAAGATCGGCGTGTCCCCCATGGAGGCGCTGCTGGGCGCGCTGGCGACCTGCACGGCGTACGACGTCGTGGAGATTATGAAAAAACGCCGCACGCCCCTGAGCAGCTACCGCATCGAGGTCGAGGGCGAGCGGGCCGACACCGACCCCAAACGCTACACGACGATCACGGTGCGGCACATCGCCAGCGGCGAGGGCGTGACCGAGGAGGCCCTGAGCAAGGCCGCGCACCTCAGCCACGAGAAGTACTGCTCGGTCGCGGCGAGCCTGAACAGCGACATCACCGTCGAGACCCGCGTCGAGTGA
- a CDS encoding ROK family protein, with product MTTGPLNDRPADPSPLLALDIGGTSLRAALVQGGRVLDRVEARTPRPATPDAVITAALELARPLAARAGAVGVACAGAVARGRVTATATHTFPGWVDIPLAERLGAGLGLPCAALNDARAAAWGEFAAGAGQGTTEFMFVTVSTGVGAGLVLGGRLHLAGNGLDAELGFVTVPSHWHAGALTPAGQLAPLEFESSGTALNARAAALGFADARALCDAADAGDATADAEYRHSAAGLAWKIADIAALLGVTRAALGGSVGLRPGYRTRVQEALAAFPERYRPEVVHAALGADAGLIGAALWAARSARHGEAQDGGAQDPSTRDASAQG from the coding sequence GTGACGACCGGCCCTCTGAATGACCGCCCCGCTGACCCCTCTCCCCTGCTGGCCCTGGATATCGGGGGGACGAGCCTGCGTGCGGCGCTCGTGCAGGGCGGGCGGGTGCTGGACCGCGTGGAGGCCCGCACGCCCCGCCCGGCCACGCCGGACGCGGTGATCACAGCGGCGCTGGAGCTGGCGCGGCCCCTGGCGGCGCGGGCCGGGGCGGTGGGCGTGGCCTGCGCGGGCGCGGTGGCGCGGGGGCGCGTGACGGCCACGGCCACCCACACGTTCCCCGGCTGGGTGGACATTCCCCTGGCGGAGCGGCTGGGCGCGGGGCTGGGCCTGCCGTGCGCGGCGCTGAACGACGCGCGGGCCGCCGCGTGGGGCGAGTTCGCGGCGGGCGCAGGCCAGGGCACGACCGAGTTCATGTTCGTGACGGTCAGCACGGGGGTCGGGGCGGGTCTGGTGCTGGGCGGGCGGCTGCATCTGGCCGGGAACGGCCTGGACGCCGAGCTGGGCTTCGTCACGGTTCCGTCCCACTGGCACGCGGGGGCGCTCACCCCGGCCGGTCAGCTGGCGCCGCTGGAGTTCGAGTCGAGCGGCACGGCCCTGAACGCCCGCGCGGCGGCGCTGGGCTTCGCGGATGCCCGCGCGCTGTGCGACGCCGCCGACGCCGGAGACGCAACGGCAGACGCGGAGTACCGGCACTCGGCGGCGGGGCTGGCGTGGAAGATCGCGGACATCGCGGCGCTGCTGGGCGTGACGCGCGCAGCGCTGGGCGGCAGCGTGGGCCTGCGCCCCGGCTACCGGACCCGCGTGCAGGAGGCGCTGGCGGCGTTCCCGGAGCGCTACCGGCCCGAGGTCGTGCACGCGGCACTGGGCGCGGACGCCGGGCTGATCGGCGCGGCGCTGTGGGCGGCCCGCTCGGCCCGGCATGGTGAAGCGCAGGACGGTGGAGCGCAGGACCCCTCGACCCGGGACGCCTCAGCCCAGGGGTGA